A single Maridesulfovibrio frigidus DSM 17176 DNA region contains:
- a CDS encoding PEP/pyruvate-binding domain-containing protein, with product MQIKQLFRHWACLCFAPGELLRHNYDAFKSLLDYDATALELIADIEDVFYGKKLADHQHVVWLMSQLSVAVKGMVDQLFEMNPLLAKDLQDVFESINSIVSLAITQTLPESCPPYTFSLLQASSFPELSGGKGANLSHVAMLRDIQTPPGFVVTSNAFNKFIQFNGLEDEIESRLRLMKISDRNLLAKLTLEMQELILAADVPPEVADSIGLALAKNIPSGSLIAVRSSALSEDSEISFAGQYSSELNIKQFDVLEAYKRVLAGKYCPRAVSYRISNGLSDDDTAMAALIIPMIDVQNAGVVYSKNPEEAGCCENICVYGVQGMGDSLVDGSISPAKAVLSRDFEPSLISKEQTTSDALPSEGALTELARIAMLLENYFGGPQDIEWATDQQENIFVLQTRPLQGNHGEACAEHPPLVVNSIVKDLERASLGVGCGEIYFAKTGEDFPRIPEGAIVVTPTLSPALLMFVDVMSGVLSTTGSRASHFASVARENGLPVLVGDVANLFQAGQIVTVDGLEGAVYDGCVEAVLTRSRTGRAIYPRVIELYSDIVPFVCKLSLTDPEAEDFSAKGCRSFHDLVRFCHEKSTREMFLSVDKKGWGMGASRLLKSDLPLVMYILDLGKGINSGAVRDSITPQDITSVPMLALWRGLSDAQVKWSKELTHIDWDEFDRISSGIFSLESKVLASYGTVSDDYLHLLIRFGYHFSVVDSICGQDERLNYIKFRFKGGGSGLDNKVFRLEFISQVLDSYGFEINIRGDMLDAVCRRMSENDTFVLLVRLGYLLAVTRLMDMRLESTDQVAVEFTKFMDQVEELDGNHDK from the coding sequence ATGCAGATTAAACAACTGTTCCGACACTGGGCCTGTTTATGTTTTGCTCCTGGGGAATTGCTGCGACATAATTATGATGCGTTTAAATCTTTATTGGATTATGACGCGACAGCTTTGGAACTTATTGCAGATATCGAAGATGTCTTTTATGGTAAAAAGTTAGCTGATCATCAGCATGTTGTGTGGTTGATGTCCCAGCTTTCTGTTGCTGTAAAAGGCATGGTTGATCAACTTTTTGAGATGAATCCGCTACTTGCGAAAGATCTGCAGGATGTTTTTGAATCTATTAATTCTATAGTTAGTCTCGCCATCACGCAGACTCTTCCTGAATCATGTCCTCCTTATACTTTTTCGCTTCTACAGGCATCTTCATTTCCAGAATTATCCGGTGGAAAGGGCGCGAATCTTAGCCATGTTGCCATGCTTAGAGATATTCAGACGCCTCCTGGATTTGTTGTCACTTCCAATGCCTTTAATAAGTTTATCCAGTTTAACGGGCTTGAAGATGAAATTGAAAGTCGGCTTCGGCTGATGAAAATCAGTGATCGCAATCTTCTCGCTAAACTTACCCTTGAAATGCAGGAACTCATCTTGGCTGCTGATGTTCCTCCAGAAGTGGCTGATTCAATTGGCTTGGCCTTGGCTAAGAATATTCCGTCAGGAAGTCTTATTGCTGTCCGTTCAAGTGCTCTTTCCGAGGATAGTGAGATTTCGTTTGCTGGACAATATTCAAGTGAATTGAACATCAAACAGTTTGACGTTCTTGAAGCATATAAGCGGGTGCTGGCGGGGAAATATTGCCCGCGCGCGGTATCTTATCGAATTTCGAACGGGCTTTCGGATGATGACACGGCTATGGCTGCTCTTATTATCCCTATGATCGATGTCCAGAATGCTGGTGTTGTCTACTCCAAAAATCCCGAAGAAGCTGGCTGTTGTGAGAATATCTGCGTTTATGGCGTGCAGGGTATGGGAGATAGCTTGGTTGATGGTAGCATATCACCTGCTAAGGCAGTTCTGTCCAGAGATTTTGAACCTTCCTTGATCAGCAAGGAGCAGACAACCAGCGATGCTCTTCCTTCCGAAGGTGCTCTTACCGAGTTAGCTCGTATCGCAATGCTTCTTGAGAATTACTTTGGTGGTCCGCAGGATATTGAATGGGCAACGGATCAACAGGAAAATATTTTTGTTTTGCAGACACGTCCTTTGCAGGGAAATCACGGAGAAGCTTGTGCGGAGCATCCTCCTTTAGTGGTAAATTCTATTGTTAAAGATCTTGAACGGGCGTCGCTGGGAGTTGGTTGCGGTGAAATTTATTTTGCGAAAACAGGTGAGGACTTCCCGCGCATTCCTGAAGGGGCGATTGTTGTCACTCCTACGCTTAGCCCAGCTCTTTTAATGTTTGTTGACGTTATGAGTGGGGTTCTTTCTACTACAGGCAGTAGAGCTAGTCATTTCGCTTCAGTAGCTCGTGAAAACGGTCTTCCTGTTTTAGTGGGGGATGTTGCAAACCTTTTTCAGGCTGGGCAAATTGTTACGGTGGATGGTCTTGAGGGGGCTGTTTATGATGGTTGCGTCGAGGCCGTTTTAACTCGTTCCCGCACTGGAAGGGCGATTTATCCACGGGTTATCGAGCTATATTCCGACATTGTTCCTTTTGTGTGTAAACTTAGTCTTACTGATCCGGAGGCAGAGGATTTTTCCGCTAAAGGGTGTCGCTCTTTTCATGACCTTGTTAGGTTTTGCCATGAGAAGTCCACTCGTGAAATGTTTTTGTCTGTTGATAAAAAAGGGTGGGGGATGGGAGCTTCTAGGCTTCTCAAGAGTGATTTGCCACTGGTTATGTATATTCTTGATCTCGGAAAGGGCATTAACTCAGGCGCGGTTAGGGATTCTATTACTCCTCAAGATATAACAAGCGTTCCTATGCTCGCTTTGTGGCGGGGATTATCAGATGCACAGGTTAAGTGGTCAAAAGAATTAACGCATATTGATTGGGATGAGTTTGATCGAATTTCGTCAGGCATATTTAGCCTAGAATCTAAGGTTCTTGCCAGTTATGGAACTGTTTCAGATGACTATCTTCATTTATTGATTAGGTTCGGCTATCATTTTTCAGTAGTGGATTCTATTTGTGGGCAGGACGAAAGGCTTAATTATATAAAGTTTAGATTTAAGGGTGGAGGTTCGGGTCTTGATAACAAGGTCTTTCGCCTTGAATTTATTAGTCAGGTTCTCGATAGTTATGGATTTGAAATTAACATTCGTGGAGATATGCTTGATGCTGTATGTCGCAGAATGAGTGAAAATGATACTTTTGTCCTTCTCGTTCGGCTGGGGTATTTGCTGGCTGTTACGCGGCTTATGGATATGCGGCTTGAAAGTACAGATCAGGTTGCGGTAGAATTTACGAAATTTATGGACCAAGTGGAGGAGCTTGATGGAAACCATGATAAGTAA
- a CDS encoding phosphatase domain-containing putative toxin has protein sequence MISKPAYNLTWVTEQLAIGCAPMSFAQLESLEDQGINAILNLCGEFFDLHSIQMEAGFDVHYLPLDDEDAPGLIELEKTLEWLDEAIYIGKKVLIHCRHGIGRTGTVLNAYLLRRGLGHRLASKALSKLRAKPTNFAQWWAIRKYGRKSRKLKIREPHLEFKRLVDLAPFFSDYVRLINSIEIKAVANPGHEQCGLDHNLCCKTPIRLTLVEAVHLSHSINLELTHAERIEVIRKGVEASRLEKSAANDLISENNSREYCLSDSEAICPLLMNKYCMLYDNRPLQCRTFGVDLSDDGSLWGEFLEPALNKISSEIWFAYTGSMSGIKMPLFSLPDVVSGKFIESLFKCMMDEGLLDE, from the coding sequence ATGATAAGTAAGCCTGCCTATAATTTGACATGGGTTACGGAGCAACTTGCGATAGGTTGCGCTCCTATGAGCTTTGCTCAGCTTGAGTCTTTGGAAGATCAGGGGATTAACGCTATTTTAAATTTATGCGGAGAGTTTTTTGACTTACATAGCATTCAGATGGAGGCCGGTTTCGACGTTCATTATCTTCCCTTAGACGATGAAGATGCCCCCGGTCTTATCGAGCTTGAAAAGACTCTGGAATGGCTGGACGAGGCCATTTATATCGGCAAGAAGGTTCTGATTCATTGCAGGCATGGTATCGGGCGGACTGGAACTGTGCTCAATGCATATCTTTTGAGGCGGGGATTAGGGCATAGGTTGGCGAGCAAAGCTCTTAGCAAACTTCGGGCAAAGCCGACGAATTTTGCGCAGTGGTGGGCTATTAGGAAGTATGGCCGCAAAAGCCGCAAATTAAAGATACGCGAGCCGCATTTGGAGTTCAAACGGTTGGTCGACTTAGCTCCTTTTTTTAGTGATTATGTGAGGTTGATAAATAGTATCGAAATTAAAGCTGTAGCAAATCCAGGTCATGAACAGTGCGGATTGGATCATAATCTATGCTGCAAGACTCCTATACGTCTTACATTGGTTGAGGCTGTGCATCTTAGTCATTCCATTAACTTGGAGCTTACTCATGCCGAACGGATCGAAGTTATTCGAAAGGGAGTTGAAGCATCCAGATTAGAAAAATCAGCTGCTAATGATTTGATATCCGAAAATAACTCGAGAGAATATTGTCTGTCTGATTCAGAAGCAATTTGTCCGCTTCTAATGAATAAGTATTGTATGCTTTATGATAATCGTCCGCTGCAATGCCGTACGTTTGGTGTGGATCTTTCTGATGATGGGAGCTTGTGGGGTGAGTTTTTGGAACCTGCGCTAAATAAAATTTCTTCGGAGATATGGTTTGCTTATACGGGATCTATGAGTGGTATTAAAATGCCGCTTTTTTCTTTGCCGGATGTTGTTTCCGGTAAGTTCATTGAGTCATTGTTCAAATGTATGATGGACGAAGGTTTATTGGATGAATAA
- a CDS encoding ammonium transporter, translating to MINSGDTAFILVSAALVLLMTPGLALFYAGMVRGKNVLGTIMQSFIMISVISIEWIYVGYSMSFGPDLHGIIGDMSFFALNGVTGAPSETYATTIPQTVFMIYQCMFAVITPALITGAFAERVRFAPFIVFSLLWSILVYNPVCHWIWGGGFLAEMGVLDFAGGLVVHVTCGVAALVACLVIGPRTGYGKRMFIPHNLPMTLIGTGLLWFGWFGFNGGSALAADGIAAGAFVATHIAGMVGMAAWCGIEWYHSGKPTSLGAASGAIAGLATITPAAGFVSPNSAVIIGMLGGLICYSAVMAKSRLGYDDSLDVVGIHGVGGLIGTICLGIFASLEVNPGGANGLIFGEASLLIAQFKGIAIVGGYTLIVSYILLKAINAVSPLRMDPKSEEEGMDTSEHNEGAYQH from the coding sequence ATGATAAACAGTGGTGATACCGCGTTTATTCTTGTTTCAGCAGCCTTAGTCCTGCTCATGACGCCAGGTTTGGCTCTGTTTTACGCGGGAATGGTTCGCGGCAAGAACGTACTTGGGACGATTATGCAAAGTTTCATTATGATCTCAGTCATAAGTATAGAATGGATCTACGTAGGATATTCCATGTCCTTCGGCCCAGACCTTCACGGAATTATTGGCGACATGTCTTTTTTTGCACTGAACGGTGTAACAGGGGCTCCAAGCGAAACTTACGCAACAACAATACCGCAGACAGTTTTCATGATCTACCAATGCATGTTTGCAGTCATTACACCTGCCCTTATCACTGGCGCATTTGCAGAACGCGTCAGATTTGCTCCATTCATAGTATTCAGTCTACTCTGGTCGATCCTTGTATATAATCCAGTCTGTCACTGGATATGGGGCGGCGGATTCCTTGCGGAAATGGGGGTTCTAGACTTCGCAGGCGGGCTTGTTGTCCACGTCACCTGTGGTGTCGCAGCACTTGTAGCATGCCTTGTCATCGGGCCTCGCACAGGCTACGGAAAGCGTATGTTTATTCCGCACAATCTCCCTATGACTCTTATCGGAACTGGTTTACTATGGTTCGGATGGTTTGGATTTAATGGTGGTAGCGCACTTGCAGCTGACGGCATCGCAGCCGGAGCTTTTGTAGCCACGCATATAGCAGGTATGGTAGGAATGGCTGCATGGTGCGGCATTGAATGGTACCACAGCGGCAAACCGACATCACTTGGCGCAGCTTCAGGCGCAATCGCAGGGCTTGCAACAATTACTCCGGCAGCAGGATTTGTCAGTCCTAACTCAGCTGTGATCATAGGTATGCTCGGCGGGTTAATTTGTTATTCCGCAGTCATGGCTAAATCCAGACTGGGCTATGATGACAGTCTCGACGTTGTAGGTATCCACGGTGTAGGTGGACTGATCGGAACCATATGTCTTGGAATTTTCGCTTCACTGGAGGTTAATCCAGGCGGAGCAAACGGACTAATATTCGGAGAAGCATCTCTCCTTATCGCACAGTTTAAGGGTATAGCCATTGTAGGCGGATATACTCTGATAGTCAGTTACATACTGCTTAAAGCGATTAACGCAGTTTCACCGCTTCGTATGGATCCAAAATCAGAAGAAGAAGGTATGGATACCAGTGAGCACAACGAAGGCGCTTACCAGCACTAA
- a CDS encoding carboxyl transferase domain-containing protein yields MDTDKRLDALTKRLDYIKDIFKNNENANVTMLSSELGECKLSRSKNYIQDLDRALTRLEDLFSFLEAKLEKELTPMDKVRIVRHPQRICLNDILENVYDNYTELGGLGENSIDPAMVIAQACIARRVGNKVVNQPVMVIGQEKGHGQEFRNGGSVKPWGNAKALHYMKVAQAEGIPIHTYIFTPGSYPIEDYPGAAQQIAKNIYEMGQINVPIVAVISEGGSGGAEAIGLADKRLMLSHGYYSVISPEGAAAIEGNPRTGQRVTEAMIASCAKKLCITAEDNLRMGYVDRIINEPILGARPYNYDFFRVLRSEVIRATNEACLSVKRVKFFKAMAIRRKRAQDGKELFVRWALNSGARKRLVDKRHSKFRELSTSAYMDNRSLMLKLGTALQGVAWSTKSWLLYDFVGRGARAAKQGVEGIQAEVYQIKEKASGLLKKDNGSDPVGNNISREARDKILCLSSPAQQGACLEDGTWKYRSPQSIVDRTFSCPNSADEGCLDLWGPDLFGDFGGVCITCGHHFKMEYQWYLYNVFNYAEGFEFNSGIEAANPLDYEGFDLKLDEVRKKTGLRSSCITFETRMDGINAVVICITAPFRGGSIGAAEGEKIIRAAERAQRKQLPLIAYVHGTAGIRIQEGTHGVLQMPRCTMAVRRYMDAGGLYLVVYDTNSYGGSVASFLGCSPYQFGIRSSSIGFAGPRVITETTGIKVPPNYHNAWKALARGHIQGIWDRREMSKNVQQSLLTMGGRNLYYR; encoded by the coding sequence ATGGATACTGATAAGCGCTTAGATGCGCTGACCAAACGATTGGATTACATTAAAGACATTTTCAAAAACAATGAAAATGCAAACGTCACCATGCTCAGCTCTGAACTTGGTGAGTGTAAACTGTCGCGCTCGAAAAATTATATTCAAGATTTAGATCGTGCACTTACCAGACTTGAAGATTTGTTCAGTTTTTTGGAAGCTAAGCTGGAAAAAGAACTGACTCCGATGGACAAGGTTCGCATTGTGCGCCATCCGCAGCGGATTTGCCTGAATGATATTCTTGAAAATGTTTACGATAATTATACTGAACTTGGCGGGCTTGGTGAAAACAGCATCGATCCAGCGATGGTTATAGCTCAGGCTTGTATCGCAAGGCGGGTCGGTAATAAAGTTGTGAATCAGCCGGTTATGGTTATCGGGCAGGAAAAAGGGCACGGGCAGGAATTCCGTAATGGTGGATCTGTTAAGCCGTGGGGAAATGCTAAAGCGCTACATTATATGAAGGTTGCTCAGGCTGAGGGCATACCTATTCATACCTATATTTTTACTCCGGGGTCTTATCCTATTGAAGATTATCCCGGTGCCGCGCAGCAGATTGCTAAAAATATTTATGAGATGGGACAGATAAATGTTCCAATCGTAGCCGTCATTTCCGAGGGCGGATCAGGCGGAGCTGAGGCCATTGGGCTCGCGGATAAAAGGCTTATGCTTTCGCACGGATACTATTCAGTCATTTCTCCCGAAGGGGCTGCCGCAATTGAGGGAAACCCCCGTACAGGTCAGCGGGTAACCGAAGCAATGATTGCCAGCTGTGCGAAAAAGCTTTGTATTACCGCTGAAGATAATCTGCGTATGGGGTATGTTGATAGAATTATTAACGAACCTATTCTCGGAGCAAGACCGTACAATTATGATTTTTTTAGAGTGCTGAGATCGGAAGTTATTCGCGCAACTAACGAAGCGTGCCTATCTGTGAAAAGGGTCAAATTTTTCAAGGCAATGGCTATTCGCCGTAAAAGAGCTCAGGACGGGAAAGAATTATTTGTGCGTTGGGCTCTGAACAGCGGAGCGCGGAAAAGGCTGGTTGATAAGCGTCACTCTAAGTTCCGCGAATTGTCGACCTCTGCGTATATGGATAATCGTTCACTAATGCTGAAATTGGGTACGGCCTTGCAAGGTGTTGCATGGTCTACTAAATCATGGCTTTTGTACGATTTTGTCGGACGCGGGGCACGCGCAGCAAAGCAGGGTGTAGAAGGGATTCAAGCTGAGGTCTATCAGATAAAAGAAAAAGCGTCCGGCCTACTTAAAAAGGATAATGGCTCTGATCCAGTTGGGAATAATATTTCTAGAGAGGCAAGAGATAAAATTTTGTGCCTCTCATCACCTGCTCAGCAGGGGGCATGTCTTGAGGATGGAACTTGGAAATATCGCAGCCCTCAATCTATTGTAGATAGAACGTTCAGCTGTCCGAATAGTGCGGACGAAGGGTGCCTTGATTTATGGGGACCTGACCTTTTTGGAGATTTCGGTGGAGTTTGCATCACGTGCGGTCATCATTTTAAAATGGAATATCAATGGTATCTGTATAATGTTTTCAATTATGCTGAAGGATTTGAATTTAATTCCGGCATAGAGGCCGCCAATCCACTTGATTATGAAGGATTCGATCTTAAGTTAGATGAGGTTCGTAAAAAAACTGGTCTTCGTTCGTCCTGCATTACTTTTGAAACACGCATGGACGGGATTAATGCTGTGGTTATTTGTATCACCGCACCGTTCAGAGGTGGTTCTATAGGGGCTGCTGAAGGTGAAAAGATTATTCGTGCAGCGGAAAGGGCGCAACGTAAGCAACTGCCACTTATAGCTTATGTTCATGGAACCGCTGGTATTAGAATTCAGGAAGGTACTCACGGTGTGCTGCAAATGCCGCGCTGTACAATGGCGGTGCGTAGATATATGGATGCCGGGGGCCTTTATTTAGTTGTGTACGACACAAATTCGTACGGAGGCTCTGTCGCAAGTTTTCTTGGGTGTTCTCCATATCAGTTTGGTATCCGTTCTTCGAGTATTGGTTTTGCCGGACCACGCGTAATTACTGAAACAACGGGGATTAAAGTTCCTCCGAATTATCATAATGCGTGGAAAGCTCTTGCCAGAGGGCATATACAAGGAATATGGGATCGCAGGGAAATGAGCAAAAATGTACAGCAATCCCTCTTGACCATGGGGGGTAGAAACCTCTACTACCGTTAG
- a CDS encoding ATP-binding protein, which yields MNSGEHRVLIANRGEIAIRITKACIELNLSFSCVYTDADRDSGHVRFARENGGSRSLYCISSYSDANEIFSVADSCGATAIHPGYGFFAEDFRFARRVAEREKPLIFIGPSWWIIRELGDKINTKRLARSLGVPTIPGSDKPIYNELEAVEFADSLFAFQKEQGFKFSAIMVKASAGGGGMGIEEVTDPDEFRSVFRRIRNYAKRQFNDEGVLIEQRIYGFNHLEVQIVSERSGKKHVHFGTRNCSIQSSGNQKRIEVAPGFASEDIHYIFNAASVLDCITSHSLSMAREVAYDNVGTWEWIVTPRGEPFLMEVNTRIQVENGVSAAISNISGQGKVDIVREQLRLGLGADMGYSQQDIILKGLALEYRIIAENPDRNFAPWVGTIEKFGWVAEDWLEVFTQVPTDCEYEIPTEFDPNLALAIIRGDSLDQLRKRGIEFLEGLELRGADRAGLQLQSNISYLKDKTALILEF from the coding sequence GTGAATAGTGGCGAGCATAGGGTACTTATAGCTAATAGAGGTGAAATAGCGATTCGCATTACTAAGGCGTGTATTGAGCTTAACCTCAGTTTTAGCTGTGTTTATACCGATGCAGACCGCGATAGCGGGCATGTCCGCTTTGCACGTGAAAATGGTGGAAGTCGGTCATTGTATTGCATCAGCTCATATAGTGATGCCAATGAAATTTTCAGTGTAGCTGATAGTTGCGGTGCTACAGCCATTCACCCCGGATACGGCTTTTTTGCAGAAGACTTCCGTTTTGCCAGACGTGTTGCCGAAAGAGAAAAGCCTCTTATTTTTATTGGTCCGTCATGGTGGATAATCCGTGAATTGGGCGATAAAATAAACACAAAGCGTCTTGCCCGTAGTCTTGGGGTTCCGACTATTCCCGGCTCTGATAAACCTATTTATAATGAACTTGAGGCTGTTGAGTTTGCCGACAGCCTTTTTGCTTTTCAGAAAGAACAGGGGTTCAAATTTTCCGCTATTATGGTTAAAGCCTCTGCTGGTGGCGGCGGGATGGGGATTGAGGAAGTTACTGATCCTGATGAATTTCGTTCCGTGTTTAGGCGCATTCGTAATTACGCTAAGAGACAGTTTAATGATGAAGGCGTATTAATCGAGCAACGCATTTATGGTTTTAACCATCTCGAAGTTCAAATAGTATCTGAACGGTCCGGTAAAAAACATGTTCATTTTGGAACCCGCAATTGTTCAATTCAAAGTAGCGGAAATCAGAAAAGAATTGAGGTTGCTCCGGGGTTTGCTTCAGAAGATATCCATTATATTTTTAATGCCGCCAGTGTATTAGATTGCATTACATCCCATTCCCTCTCGATGGCTCGCGAAGTTGCTTATGATAATGTAGGCACTTGGGAATGGATTGTGACACCAAGAGGCGAACCTTTTTTGATGGAAGTCAATACACGCATTCAGGTTGAAAATGGAGTTTCGGCTGCTATCTCCAACATCAGCGGGCAGGGTAAAGTAGATATCGTGCGCGAGCAATTGCGGCTCGGGCTTGGTGCGGACATGGGGTATTCTCAGCAGGATATTATTTTGAAAGGTCTTGCTCTAGAATATCGCATTATTGCAGAAAACCCAGATCGTAATTTTGCACCGTGGGTTGGCACTATCGAAAAGTTTGGCTGGGTTGCAGAGGATTGGCTGGAAGTTTTCACTCAGGTTCCGACTGATTGTGAATATGAAATACCTACAGAATTTGACCCTAATTTAGCTCTTGCAATAATTCGTGGCGACTCTTTGGACCAGCTTCGGAAAAGGGGCATTGAATTTTTGGAAGGGTTGGAACTGCGAGGGGCAGACCGGGCAGGTCTGCAGTTACAATCTAATATTTCTTATTTGAAAGATAAAACAGCGTTGATTTTAGAATTTTAG
- a CDS encoding PilZ domain-containing protein, with protein MDFSYESSNKARGAFRTSVPGLAIKVEGYPEPFSVKDFSVNGLAFSAGDVDFEVNTNLEVDLVLGKKEILVGITLGVVRNIGKGLMGCVFVDLDKYQEERLDKLVLEIQKRMILLRKKKGAS; from the coding sequence ATGGATTTTTCTTACGAGAGTTCTAATAAGGCTAGGGGGGCTTTCCGGACCAGTGTTCCGGGGCTTGCTATTAAGGTTGAGGGGTATCCTGAGCCTTTTAGTGTTAAAGATTTCAGTGTTAACGGATTGGCTTTTTCCGCTGGAGATGTTGATTTTGAGGTTAATACAAACCTTGAGGTAGACCTTGTTCTGGGGAAGAAAGAGATTCTTGTCGGGATAACTCTTGGGGTTGTCAGGAATATCGGAAAAGGGCTTATGGGATGTGTTTTTGTTGATCTTGATAAATATCAAGAAGAACGTCTTGATAAGTTGGTTCTTGAGATTCAAAAGCGCATGATATTACTGCGTAAGAAGAAAGGCGCATCCTGA
- a CDS encoding P-II family nitrogen regulator — protein sequence MKKIEIIIRPFKLDEMKESLSEIGIKGMTITDVKGFGRQRGHKEVYRGAEYQVDFLPKIKLEVVVDESMLDETIETVLKTARTGQVGDGKIFVTPVDEVVRIRTGESGSEAL from the coding sequence ATGAAAAAAATTGAAATCATAATCCGCCCGTTTAAACTTGATGAGATGAAAGAAAGCTTAAGCGAAATTGGCATCAAAGGTATGACCATCACCGATGTTAAGGGATTTGGACGTCAACGCGGACATAAAGAAGTTTACCGAGGTGCGGAATATCAAGTAGATTTTCTGCCGAAAATAAAACTTGAAGTTGTTGTAGACGAATCAATGCTTGATGAAACAATTGAGACCGTTCTAAAAACAGCACGAACAGGTCAGGTTGGAGACGGGAAGATATTCGTTACTCCCGTTGATGAAGTAGTTCGCATTCGTACAGGTGAGTCCGGGTCGGAAGCGCTCTAA
- a CDS encoding single-stranded DNA-binding protein yields MAGSMNKVILIGRIGQDPKISYTTSGQAVANLSVATDEGYKDRNTGQKVDKTEWHRIVAWRQTAEFVGKYLSKGRLVMVEGKLQTRKWQDQNGQDRYSTEIVANNIQGLDSKQGDGNYQGQQQGQAQGQPQQQGQYNQQPQQNQQAQHNQHNKQNQQNQAGQYNQQPQYNNAPQNGGDSQEEDLGPAFPSEASGMDEVPF; encoded by the coding sequence ATGGCTGGAAGCATGAACAAGGTTATTTTGATAGGACGTATTGGACAGGATCCTAAAATTTCATACACAACTTCCGGTCAGGCTGTTGCAAACCTGTCAGTTGCTACTGATGAAGGTTACAAGGATCGTAATACCGGACAGAAAGTTGATAAAACTGAATGGCATAGAATTGTTGCATGGCGTCAGACTGCAGAGTTTGTAGGCAAATATTTGTCTAAAGGCCGTCTTGTAATGGTTGAAGGAAAGCTTCAGACTCGTAAATGGCAGGACCAGAATGGTCAGGACCGTTACAGCACTGAAATTGTTGCAAACAACATTCAGGGGCTTGATAGCAAGCAAGGTGACGGCAACTATCAGGGACAGCAGCAGGGGCAGGCACAAGGTCAGCCGCAGCAGCAGGGCCAGTATAACCAGCAGCCTCAGCAGAACCAGCAAGCTCAGCACAATCAGCACAATAAGCAAAATCAGCAGAATCAGGCGGGGCAGTACAACCAGCAGCCTCAGTACAATAATGCTCCCCAGAATGGTGGAGATTCTCAGGAAGAAGATCTCGGGCCTGCATTTCCTTCTGAAGCTAGCGGGATGGACGAAGTACCATTCTAG